Proteins encoded within one genomic window of Dreissena polymorpha isolate Duluth1 unplaced genomic scaffold, UMN_Dpol_1.0 chrUn014, whole genome shotgun sequence:
- the LOC127863539 gene encoding alpha-1A adrenergic receptor-like: MIVIMIITTVGNVCLWVVVLRSRALRTLTSMFILGLSTADILVGVVNMPITVYTIIKGRWEFSHSACVVFGFLNMITLVTSVLSLCNISINRYVMVCYPQMFKHIYTVKNAVSMVIGVVIFSILLSLPPLIGWSEYVYTPSHSFCFADWQNHMSYAFFMIGCCFGIPFTVMSVCNVFILRTVSASRLRVKTSSEPQQSPASIKTSINRLTIGINSEQLPTEHTRVTFKSLSLHMSRIERKIKIEPLVTDINKVPNNNSTHSKSELQNDFHFFANTISVIDIESLPSSTLSTEPLKTSSTVSSTKVRMTSKIVHTKVGHSTTTLHTPSSQSMKSSLTRQQRSRFLHPDWKPASENTPPGRGSPVTAISLDPSSDVSFVQPLNSETEFNAQGPVYDKQMSKPKGQETPPLKRREEILLLLLWYL; this comes from the exons ATGATCGTGATCATGATCATAACGACTGTCGGCAACGTGTGTCTCTGGGTGGTCGTGCTGAGGTCAAGGGCCCTGAGGACTTTGACCAGCATGTTCATCCTTGGATTGTCCACTGCAG ATATCCTCGTGGGCGTGGTGAACATGCCCATCACGGTCTACACAATTATAAAGGGTCGCTGGGAGTTTTCGCACAGCGCGTGTGTAGTCTTTGGCTTCCTGAACATGATCACCTTGGTTACCAGCGTCCTGTCGCTTTGCAACATTTCTATAAATAGATATGTCATGGTGTGTTATCCACAGATGTTCAAGCATATTTACACGGTCAAAAACGCTGTTTCCATGGTAATAG GTGTTGTTATATTTTCGATTCTACTCTCCCTGCCGCCTCTGATTGGTTGGTCTGAATATGTATACACGCCCTCGCATTCGTTCTGTTTCGCTGATTGGCAGAACCACATGTCCTACGCGTTCTTCATGATTGGGTGTTGCTTCGGGATTCCTTTTACAGTCATGTCAGTTTGCAATGTGTTCATTTTGAGAACCGTGAGCGCAAGCAGACTTCGAGTTAAAACCTCGTCAGAGCCTCAACAATCACCTGCATCAATTAAGACTTCAATTAATCGATTAACGATTGGAATAAATAGTGAACAGCTACCTACTGAACACACCCGTGTGACGTTTAAATCATTATCTTTACATATGTCTAGAATAGAGAGGAAGATCAAAATCGAACCACTTGTAACTGACATAAACAAAGTTCCCAATAATAATAGTACACATTCAAAAAGTGAACTACAAAATGACTTTCATTTTTTTGCAAACACAATATCTGTCATAGATATAGAATCATTGCCCTCTTCTACTTTAAGCACAGAGCCTTTAAAAACTTCATCAACAGTCAGCTCAACAAAGGTTCGAATGACATCAAAAATCGTTCACACGAAAGTTGGTCATTCCACAACCACCTTACACACACCATCTTCTCAGTCAATGAAATCGTCGTTAACGCGTCAACAACGTAGTCGATTCCTTCATCCAGACTGGAAACCTGCGTCAGAAAACACACCGCCAGGAAGAGGTTCACCTGTAACAGCAATTTCACTAGACCCATCATCGGACGTATCGTTTGTCCAACCTTTGAACTCAGAAACAGAATTCAACGCTCAGGGACCTGTTTATGATAAGCAAATGAGCAAGCCAAAGGGGCAAGAGACGCCGCCCTTAAAACGGCGAGAAGAGATACTATTATTGTTGTTGTGGTATTTGTAA
- the LOC127863541 gene encoding uncharacterized protein LOC127863541 — MRIIVQNKNRYLIGYFTWRVMTGRHDVIEYHMQIPGHARCLVDSGFGHLKKLYRRSNIETMDSLTQMVNMSSASNEAVRYPAWNWWDWKGFLSRLFCPVPAIRQYQYFRMKTEEPGVVTMRTRVGCPEVKITVTMDGVHIPYQQPQIVEAKGLSRNRQEYLYKVVRPYLSDANKDATCPCPETSL; from the exons ATGCGGATAATTGTCCAG AACAAGAACCGCTACCTCATTGGCTATTTCACATGGCGTGTGATGACCGGCAGACATGACGTGATAGAATACCACATGCAAATACCAGGACATGCCAGGTGTCTGGTTGACAGTGGATTTGGGCATTTAAAGAAACTTTACAG GAGGTCGAACATTGAGACAATGGACTCATTGACCCAGATGGTGAATATGTCCTCAGCATCCAATGAAGCAGTGAGGTATCCGGCATGGAACTGGTGGGATTGGAAAGGGTTTTTGTCCCGACTGTTTTGTCCTGTACCAGCGATAAG acaatatcAGTACTTCCGCATGAAGACGGAAGAGCCAGGTGTGGTCACAATGCGCACGAGAGTCGGATGTCCAGAGGTCAAGATTACAGTGACTATGGATGGCGTCCATATTCCATACCAACAACCGCAGATTGTAGAGGCCAAAGGACTCAGCCGAAACAGACAGGAGTACTTGTACAAAGTTGTCAGGCCATATCTCAGCGATGCTAACAAGGATGCTACTTGCCCTTGCCCAGAAACATCACTATAG